The following proteins come from a genomic window of Paenibacillus spongiae:
- a CDS encoding response regulator transcription factor, which translates to MHAYQIAVVDDDAQIRDIVEAYLQKEGYRTIQLSTAEEAWALWKSQPPDMWILDIMLPGMNGFELCRQIRKEAEVPIIMISARDEDVDKILGLELGSDDYMTKPFSPRELVARVNRLFHRLGSIQQEKENPSPSGTRIEAGHLRLNTEERRVFWREDEIEMTAKEYKLLQTLAEQPNRAFSRDELLTFVWSDQYFGSDRAIDDLVKRLRRKINELPLETVWGHGYRLRTGM; encoded by the coding sequence ATGCATGCCTATCAAATCGCCGTGGTGGACGACGACGCTCAAATTCGCGATATAGTAGAAGCCTATTTGCAAAAAGAAGGCTATCGGACGATTCAGCTGTCTACGGCGGAAGAAGCGTGGGCGCTATGGAAGAGCCAGCCGCCGGATATGTGGATACTCGATATCATGCTGCCGGGCATGAACGGCTTCGAATTATGCCGGCAGATCCGCAAAGAAGCGGAAGTTCCCATTATTATGATTTCGGCACGTGACGAGGACGTCGATAAAATACTCGGATTGGAATTGGGAAGCGACGATTACATGACCAAACCCTTCAGCCCACGGGAGTTAGTCGCGCGAGTCAATCGTTTGTTCCATCGGCTCGGTTCGATTCAGCAGGAGAAAGAGAATCCATCCCCCTCCGGAACGCGGATTGAGGCAGGGCATCTGCGGCTGAACACGGAAGAAAGGCGCGTATTCTGGCGCGAAGACGAAATTGAGATGACGGCGAAGGAATATAAGCTGCTTCAAACGTTAGCCGAGCAGCCGAACCGAGCATTTTCAAGAGACGAATTATTGACCTTCGTTTGGAGCGACCAATATTTCGGCAGTGACCGGGCCATCGATGATCTGGTCAAACGGCTCCGCAGAAAAATAAACGAACTTCCGCTCGAAACGGTATGGGGGCATGGATACCGTCTTCGGACCGGCATGTAG
- a CDS encoding sensor histidine kinase: MIHRLNLSFALLLLCTLAITAAVIYPLMLDTLVEGQRKELREQGSELLNQTLAKPTVPAQRLEEPAMQDMVPLAPATKALLIAPDNRVLFSTLPALQAAEMIEIAKRVNPATGISHGKDGQYIVETLTAAEGEAQASGLTAVMAAPLSKVKSIQLALFQRMMIILTAGGIMAFLLSMFVTRRLVDPLAKLRKELKKVERRRFSEVRLVKSGGEIGEVARSVYQLAGELEKYQHTQKQFFQNASHELKTPLMSIQGYAEGINDGIFTGESAERGLNIIVKECERLKKIVTEMILLAKLESEDGIFHPDRVSVADLIQETVERINPLLVKKGHELNVNISENANEQLIYVDRGKVLQALINVAGNAARYARHTITIDAAANGNYIAIEIADDGDGISEQLLPQLFERFSKGKNGETGLGLAISRAIVERCGGRITARNQPGGGALFSLQFPVLNEQGPLPH, encoded by the coding sequence ATGATCCACCGGCTAAACTTATCATTCGCTCTGCTGCTTCTATGCACGCTGGCGATAACCGCCGCCGTTATTTATCCGCTGATGCTGGACACCTTGGTAGAAGGCCAGAGGAAGGAGCTGCGGGAACAAGGGAGCGAGCTGTTGAATCAAACGTTAGCCAAGCCCACGGTACCTGCGCAGCGGTTAGAAGAACCGGCGATGCAGGATATGGTTCCTCTCGCTCCAGCGACGAAAGCCCTATTGATTGCGCCGGACAATAGGGTACTGTTCAGTACATTGCCTGCCCTGCAAGCGGCGGAAATGATCGAAATCGCGAAGCGAGTTAACCCGGCAACGGGCATCTCGCACGGGAAGGACGGTCAATACATCGTAGAAACATTGACGGCAGCAGAGGGAGAAGCGCAAGCAAGCGGCCTCACCGCCGTCATGGCTGCACCCTTGAGCAAAGTCAAGTCGATACAGCTTGCTTTATTTCAACGCATGATGATCATCCTGACCGCCGGCGGAATCATGGCTTTCCTGCTCAGCATGTTCGTAACCCGAAGACTCGTAGACCCGCTTGCGAAGCTGAGGAAAGAACTGAAGAAGGTGGAACGCCGCCGCTTCTCCGAAGTCCGGCTGGTGAAGTCGGGCGGCGAAATCGGGGAGGTTGCGCGCAGCGTCTATCAGCTCGCCGGGGAGCTGGAGAAGTACCAGCACACCCAGAAGCAGTTTTTTCAGAATGCCTCTCACGAGTTGAAAACGCCGTTAATGTCAATTCAAGGGTATGCCGAGGGGATTAATGACGGTATCTTTACCGGGGAAAGCGCAGAACGCGGACTGAATATCATCGTGAAGGAATGCGAGCGATTGAAAAAAATCGTAACGGAAATGATTCTGCTAGCCAAGCTGGAGAGCGAGGACGGCATCTTTCATCCGGATCGCGTTTCGGTTGCGGATTTGATTCAAGAAACGGTGGAAAGGATCAATCCGTTACTTGTCAAAAAAGGACATGAGCTTAACGTGAACATCTCAGAAAATGCCAACGAGCAGTTGATTTACGTTGACCGTGGAAAAGTATTGCAGGCGTTAATCAACGTTGCAGGCAACGCGGCGCGTTATGCACGGCATACGATCACAATCGACGCAGCTGCGAACGGCAATTATATCGCTATTGAGATTGCCGACGACGGGGATGGCATTTCCGAGCAGCTGTTGCCGCAGCTTTTTGAGCGGTTCTCCAAAGGGAAGAACGGTGAAACAGGGCTGGGCTTGGCCATATCCCGCGCCATTGTCGAGCGCTGCGGCGGAAGAATTACGGCGCGTAATCAGCCGGGCGGCGGCGCGTTGTTCAGTCTGCAATTTCCGGTCTTGAATGAACAAGGCCCGTTACCGCATTGA
- a CDS encoding response regulator transcription factor, with protein sequence MRVLVVEDEARMRKALCNGLKKYGYAVDAAVDGEKALELVEINAYDAVVLDLNLPKIDGIEVLKGIRSMNRELRILILSARAAVEDKIIGLDTGANDYLAKPFHFKELDARIRSLLRRDFIQKDTILTYGDIKIDTALRSVTVRNHKIELTKKEYSILEYLFMHKDRIVGTEELIEHIWDENKADLFSNSFKVQLNSLKKKLAPYIGDKELIKNTRGFGYSLTKEYADETVQ encoded by the coding sequence ATGAGAGTTTTAGTTGTAGAGGATGAAGCGCGCATGCGAAAAGCCCTGTGCAATGGATTGAAAAAATATGGTTATGCGGTTGACGCTGCCGTCGATGGCGAAAAGGCTTTGGAGCTTGTCGAAATAAATGCATATGATGCGGTTGTACTCGACTTGAATTTGCCGAAAATAGACGGGATCGAGGTCCTGAAGGGAATCCGATCCATGAACCGTGAGCTTCGTATTTTGATTTTATCGGCAAGAGCGGCAGTGGAAGACAAAATTATCGGATTAGATACCGGGGCCAATGATTATCTGGCAAAGCCGTTTCATTTCAAAGAACTGGATGCCCGTATCCGTTCGCTGTTGCGAAGGGATTTTATTCAAAAAGATACCATTCTTACATACGGCGATATCAAAATCGATACTGCTCTTAGGAGCGTCACGGTAAGAAATCACAAGATTGAGCTAACCAAAAAGGAATATTCCATCCTGGAATACCTCTTTATGCATAAAGACAGGATCGTGGGTACCGAGGAACTTATTGAGCATATATGGGACGAGAACAAGGCGGATCTTTTTTCCAATTCCTTCAAGGTACAGCTTAATTCTTTGAAAAAAAAGCTGGCACCTTATATCGGCGATAAGGAACTGATTAAAAACACGAGAGGTTTCGGGTACTCGCTCACGAAGGAGTATGCAGATGAAACGGTTCAATAA
- a CDS encoding HAMP domain-containing sensor histidine kinase, translating to MTLSQVITYSESVPAPLFNADVNSRLHVTPEQPISGKQNNFIASSFVYMVAMIALGTGASYYMSGRALKPVANLSESIKNIDENKLFQPLTGFDTNDEVAQLATSFNHMMMKLEKSFNHQKRFAANAAHELNTPLASIIANIEVLQMEEYPTVLEYREVMEDTLAEAQRMSLLVYDLLKMNSTLNADHYERFEAKAMFVDIIEAVSESSGDKNIHIENNISGIMLSGDKALLQRAFFNLVQNAVKYNKMDGEVLITAVMSDDSVIVHIEDTGIGIAEEEHENIFEPFYRIDNSRSRELGGSGLGLSIVKTIIDKHSGKIFVKSEYGVFSKITVVLPKK from the coding sequence TTGACACTTTCTCAAGTGATCACCTACTCTGAATCAGTGCCGGCTCCCCTTTTCAATGCCGATGTAAATTCCCGTTTACATGTTACGCCGGAACAACCTATTTCCGGAAAACAAAATAATTTCATTGCTTCCAGTTTCGTTTACATGGTCGCCATGATTGCACTAGGTACAGGCGCCTCCTACTACATGTCCGGCAGAGCGTTAAAACCGGTTGCAAACTTAAGCGAAAGCATCAAGAATATCGACGAAAACAAGCTGTTTCAGCCGCTTACAGGCTTTGATACGAATGACGAAGTGGCACAGCTCGCAACATCTTTCAACCATATGATGATGAAATTGGAAAAATCATTCAATCATCAGAAGCGGTTCGCGGCCAATGCCGCCCATGAGCTCAATACGCCGCTCGCTAGCATCATTGCCAACATTGAGGTCTTGCAGATGGAAGAATATCCTACCGTTCTGGAGTACAGAGAGGTTATGGAAGATACCTTGGCGGAAGCGCAGAGAATGAGTCTCCTGGTATATGACCTGTTGAAGATGAACAGTACGTTGAATGCGGACCATTATGAACGTTTTGAAGCGAAAGCGATGTTTGTCGATATTATTGAGGCTGTATCGGAAAGCAGCGGCGATAAAAACATCCACATTGAAAACAACATCTCGGGCATTATGCTTTCAGGTGATAAGGCGCTATTGCAAAGAGCTTTCTTTAATCTCGTTCAGAACGCTGTGAAATATAATAAAATGGATGGAGAAGTCTTGATTACGGCAGTCATGAGCGATGATTCTGTGATCGTCCATATCGAGGATACCGGCATAGGAATTGCGGAGGAAGAACATGAAAATATCTTCGAGCCATTCTATAGAATTGATAACTCCCGTTCAAGGGAATTGGGAGGCAGCGGACTTGGATTATCCATTGTAAAAACCATCATCGACAAACACAGCGGGAAAATTTTCGTTAAAAGCGAATACGGAGTTTTTTCAAAAATAACCGTTGTACTGCCGAAAAAATAA
- a CDS encoding DUF1349 domain-containing protein produces the protein MVINNKAHTEVDSFAQLLHSEWTIFRKKRSLRIGMVIAALLIILFGLLPSITGSNGGDPPPLLEGPNGEAVTDKFYFVHQPLTGDGSITVRLTSMTGRIKEPPAPGTIGPGREPVPGMVPWAKAGVMIKDGVRQGAPYVAVMATAEHGVRMQHNFVYDTAGQPGDVSENSPRWLRLAREGDTLIGYESSDGGQWIKIGTVQMDLPDTVQIGMFAASPGDLRFNDNGYVVRFSEVSAVFDQVNLQGPWSRVDVGVTMEPDGKTPHHPGGVEESGGRFTVTGVGDIAPQIGDDGGWRIERSLTGVLFGLIVVIIVAVRFATAEFRRDQVRVLVAKAVVTGTVTFVVGLAAAIVTVLLCRPILLSNGIQTLPVTLFTELRVIAGTAALLAAAAVFALALAALFRRRVLAAIVSCSLVVLPLILTFTNVITVDMSQWLLRITPAAGFAIQQSIPEYLHVIGPYIPKSGYYPLAPWAGFAVLYGYSALALGLAIFKLHGREEMRQELSVK, from the coding sequence ATGGTTATAAATAACAAGGCACACACTGAAGTCGACAGCTTTGCGCAGTTATTGCATTCGGAGTGGACTATATTCCGAAAAAAACGCAGCTTGAGGATCGGCATGGTTATTGCGGCACTGCTCATCATTTTGTTTGGACTGCTACCCTCGATTACCGGTTCGAATGGGGGTGACCCTCCTCCCTTACTGGAGGGGCCAAATGGTGAAGCAGTAACCGATAAGTTCTACTTTGTGCATCAGCCGCTGACAGGAGACGGCAGCATCACGGTACGCCTGACTTCGATGACAGGCCGGATCAAGGAACCTCCGGCTCCCGGAACGATCGGGCCTGGCCGCGAGCCCGTGCCTGGGATGGTACCATGGGCGAAGGCCGGTGTCATGATCAAAGACGGTGTTCGCCAAGGTGCGCCCTATGTGGCGGTTATGGCCACCGCCGAGCATGGCGTGCGCATGCAGCACAACTTCGTCTACGACACGGCTGGGCAGCCTGGCGACGTTTCGGAGAATTCCCCCCGCTGGCTGCGACTCGCCCGCGAGGGGGATACGCTGATCGGCTACGAGTCTTCTGATGGCGGACAGTGGATCAAGATCGGCACGGTTCAGATGGATCTGCCGGACACCGTCCAGATCGGAATGTTTGCCGCTTCACCTGGTGATCTCAGGTTCAACGATAACGGGTATGTAGTCCGCTTTAGTGAGGTTTCGGCAGTCTTCGATCAGGTCAACCTCCAAGGCCCGTGGAGCCGCGTCGATGTGGGCGTCACCATGGAACCCGATGGGAAGACGCCGCATCACCCAGGCGGGGTGGAGGAGTCCGGTGGGCGGTTCACAGTGACTGGAGTTGGTGACATCGCACCGCAGATTGGTGATGATGGTGGCTGGCGAATTGAGCGCTCCCTTACCGGTGTGTTGTTTGGGCTGATCGTAGTGATTATCGTAGCAGTACGGTTTGCTACCGCCGAATTTCGACGAGACCAAGTCCGGGTGCTGGTAGCAAAGGCTGTCGTGACGGGTACGGTCACTTTTGTTGTGGGGCTGGCTGCCGCCATCGTTACCGTTCTACTATGCAGACCAATTCTTCTCTCAAACGGTATTCAAACCCTTCCCGTAACTCTGTTTACCGAGTTGCGTGTAATAGCGGGTACCGCTGCATTGCTCGCCGCTGCTGCTGTATTCGCACTCGCTCTTGCTGCCTTGTTCCGGCGTCGTGTTCTGGCAGCGATTGTTAGCTGCTCGCTGGTTGTACTCCCCCTGATCCTCACGTTTACCAACGTCATCACTGTGGACATGTCTCAGTGGCTCTTGCGGATTACCCCGGCTGCCGGATTCGCGATCCAGCAGAGCATTCCGGAGTACCTACATGTTATCGGTCCTTATATACCGAAGTCGGGTTATTATCCGTTAGCACCATGGGCCGGCTTTGCTGTGCTCTATGGTTACAGTGCTCTAGCTCTCGGTCTGGCCATCTTCAAGCTGCACGGCAGAGAAGAAATGAGGCAGGAACTGAGTGTGAAGTGA
- a CDS encoding phosphotransferase yields MSTRKNAAPIARRFGIHPIRIIPIQNGVFRLVLPNNKAYALKRMPVSLQRLRWIDRSLLAIRSKGFNRLGWRSVHTEEGRRLFVQMHRGGSLYVLAPWIAGRWPSVQSPGDMRKCGAALARFHLAARGSSRSISGAANMVGKWPAEIRAQHRLMSGLINKSSRIHPLLQKHGMEILGYSNLTQQLLRNHSYQKICRSGRHLIVLCHGDGGPTNFIINNNGMHIIDFETLRVDLRAYELYRMIYNCCKDHRWNFSIAANFLDGYQRVSKLERTDYAMLRALLRFPRTTYLLLHHYRHQKNRNRTLLEKEMLRALDAERRMTSFIKQLDRYSRTQMM; encoded by the coding sequence ATGAGTACACGGAAAAATGCGGCTCCCATAGCCAGGCGCTTCGGAATTCATCCGATTCGAATTATTCCCATCCAAAATGGGGTTTTTCGACTTGTTCTGCCTAATAACAAAGCATACGCGCTGAAGCGTATGCCTGTATCGTTGCAAAGATTGCGATGGATTGACCGGTCTTTGCTGGCGATTCGCAGCAAAGGGTTCAACCGGCTCGGTTGGCGCAGCGTTCATACGGAAGAGGGACGCCGCCTATTTGTACAAATGCATCGCGGCGGGTCTCTTTATGTTCTCGCTCCGTGGATTGCAGGGCGATGGCCTTCCGTTCAATCACCAGGCGATATGAGAAAGTGCGGCGCTGCTTTAGCGCGATTTCATCTCGCTGCGCGGGGATCTAGCCGATCTATATCAGGCGCTGCGAACATGGTCGGAAAATGGCCTGCTGAAATTCGCGCCCAGCATAGATTGATGTCTGGACTGATCAACAAGTCATCTCGTATCCATCCACTTTTGCAAAAGCATGGAATGGAAATCCTCGGTTATTCGAACTTAACTCAGCAGCTTCTGCGAAACCATAGTTATCAGAAAATATGCCGATCCGGGCGTCATTTAATTGTATTGTGCCACGGAGACGGCGGTCCGACCAATTTCATAATAAATAACAACGGTATGCATATCATTGATTTTGAAACGTTAAGAGTTGATCTGCGCGCATACGAGCTATATCGGATGATCTATAATTGTTGCAAAGACCATAGGTGGAATTTTTCAATTGCCGCTAATTTTCTTGACGGATATCAGCGAGTCAGCAAATTAGAACGAACAGACTATGCCATGCTCCGCGCTTTGCTGCGTTTTCCCAGGACGACGTATCTTCTGCTTCACCACTATCGTCATCAAAAAAATCGTAACCGTACGCTTCTTGAGAAAGAAATGCTGCGGGCGCTGGATGCTGAAAGAAGAATGACTTCCTTCATCAAGCAGCTGGATCGATATTCTCGCACCCAAATGATGTAG
- a CDS encoding glycosyltransferase family 4 protein: protein MKLSSSPSVWVMTAEFAPSIVGGLGTVATELAKALMKQNVRVNVITQSTTHSVHLTQNKGLATVRIPASARYYNHSSSSYKPESIQQLSTRFFPRKPDVIHIHSLEFERAAILLKRKYHIPIVYTCHSLVSMEDGSSLRSIKSQASLLRHADQIIVPSYWLKKEIQKRFYSAASKTKVIPNGVRVGSNGTRVPPHRLMFVGRLIRDKGIEPLIRSISILSGQKKQIRLTVIGKASLKYQKRLKAIAKQIGVLSNIRWLGFLPHGQVQRMYSSHGAVVVPSKLESFGLVALEAMANGIPLISTRAGGLKEFVNPRNAQIITAVDSNAISQAIEAVWKNPGKTKQRLIQAKLMVKRYSWRRMAAEYKTLFLRLQRSGVRSSVKERVK from the coding sequence GTGAAATTATCATCATCGCCATCCGTATGGGTAATGACGGCTGAGTTCGCCCCGTCAATTGTAGGCGGACTCGGTACAGTAGCTACGGAACTAGCGAAAGCCTTAATGAAACAAAACGTTAGAGTGAACGTCATTACCCAAAGCACTACCCATTCCGTCCATTTGACCCAAAACAAAGGACTGGCGACCGTCCGCATCCCTGCGAGTGCCAGGTATTATAATCATTCGTCTTCATCCTATAAGCCAGAATCTATTCAGCAGCTGAGTACACGGTTCTTCCCGCGAAAACCGGATGTTATTCACATTCATAGTCTCGAGTTTGAGAGAGCTGCAATATTATTAAAACGTAAGTATCATATCCCTATTGTATACACCTGTCATTCCTTAGTTTCTATGGAAGATGGAAGCAGCCTGCGCAGCATCAAAAGTCAGGCTTCACTCCTTCGCCATGCTGATCAAATCATCGTACCCAGCTACTGGCTCAAAAAAGAAATCCAAAAACGGTTCTACAGTGCAGCATCTAAAACGAAAGTGATTCCGAACGGCGTTCGGGTCGGTTCGAATGGCACGAGGGTCCCGCCCCATCGACTGATGTTTGTGGGCAGGCTTATCAGGGATAAAGGCATTGAACCATTAATTCGGTCAATTTCCATATTATCAGGGCAAAAAAAACAAATCCGCTTGACCGTTATCGGGAAAGCTTCGCTCAAATATCAGAAGCGTCTTAAAGCTATCGCGAAACAAATAGGCGTCTTATCCAACATCCGCTGGCTTGGATTTCTTCCGCATGGCCAGGTGCAGCGGATGTATTCTTCTCATGGCGCGGTCGTCGTGCCAAGTAAACTGGAATCGTTCGGCTTAGTGGCGCTTGAGGCGATGGCCAACGGAATCCCTCTAATTTCCACTCGTGCGGGCGGTTTGAAAGAATTTGTAAATCCACGGAATGCTCAGATTATTACAGCAGTCGATAGTAATGCGATCAGTCAGGCGATCGAAGCCGTTTGGAAAAACCCAGGTAAGACTAAGCAGCGACTCATCCAAGCCAAGCTTATGGTGAAACGATATTCTTGGCGGAGGATGGCAGCCGAATACAAGACATTATTTTTGCGGCTTCAAAGATCCGGCGTTCGTTCTTCAGTGAAGGAAAGAGTGAAATGA
- a CDS encoding TFIIB-type zinc ribbon-containing protein produces MKCPVCSDVRMREVEKDGVMIDVCPDCKGVWLDRGELDKLMQGMRQIQDDYDRLEEQYYRGGNAQTIGGNAQTPPPPPAGGYGQAAPQGGYVSQQPQQGHYGNQSHPNGGYGHQGHNGGYGHKYGYDKYGRPKKKKTMIDVLGDLFD; encoded by the coding sequence ATGAAGTGTCCGGTTTGCTCAGATGTTCGAATGCGGGAAGTGGAGAAGGACGGTGTAATGATCGACGTATGTCCGGATTGCAAAGGGGTTTGGCTGGACCGCGGCGAGCTTGACAAGCTGATGCAGGGGATGCGTCAGATCCAGGATGATTATGACCGACTGGAGGAGCAGTATTACAGAGGCGGCAACGCCCAAACAATCGGCGGGAACGCACAGACGCCTCCGCCGCCACCAGCAGGCGGCTATGGACAAGCAGCACCTCAAGGGGGCTATGTTTCTCAACAGCCGCAGCAAGGCCATTACGGAAATCAGTCTCATCCGAACGGCGGGTACGGCCACCAGGGTCATAATGGGGGATACGGCCACAAGTACGGATACGATAAATACGGAAGGCCCAAGAAGAAAAAGACCATGATTGACGTATTGGGCGATCTGTTCGATTAA
- a CDS encoding xanthine phosphoribosyltransferase: protein MDILKERILREASVINSDVLKLDALLNHQVDPELTMEMGKEFARRFAEKSITKVITVESSGIPVAFATALALNVPLVFARRKKTLIADQDALTERVPSFTKGIVTDIMVSKQFLRPEDHVLFIDDIIANGDAARGLIKIIERSGAKLAGLGIVVEKSFQAGAGTIREQGIVVESLVKVASLEGGIIRFE from the coding sequence ATGGATATACTCAAAGAACGCATATTACGCGAGGCTTCCGTAATCAATAGCGATGTTCTTAAATTGGATGCTCTTCTGAATCATCAGGTAGATCCGGAACTGACGATGGAGATGGGGAAGGAATTTGCGCGTCGCTTCGCCGAGAAATCGATTACGAAAGTCATTACGGTCGAATCATCGGGCATACCGGTCGCATTTGCGACAGCACTTGCCCTTAATGTGCCGCTTGTATTTGCCAGACGCAAGAAGACGCTTATTGCCGATCAGGATGCTCTAACTGAGCGGGTGCCATCCTTTACGAAAGGGATTGTGACGGATATTATGGTATCGAAGCAGTTCCTTCGCCCGGAAGACCATGTGCTCTTCATTGACGATATCATTGCCAACGGAGACGCCGCCCGGGGCTTGATCAAGATTATCGAGCGTTCCGGCGCTAAGCTGGCGGGGCTTGGAATCGTCGTTGAGAAGTCATTCCAGGCCGGTGCAGGTACGATTCGCGAGCAGGGAATCGTCGTGGAATCGCTCGTTAAAGTGGCTTCGCTGGAGGGCGGAATCATCCGCTTCGAATAG
- a CDS encoding YkvI family membrane protein has protein sequence MKRTGKVLQVAFTYMGTIVGAGFATGQEIVQFFTRFGYWGALTILLSTAMFIWLGAKMMLIASEVSAKSYEAVNKVLFGERFGSWVSHFMLIVLLGVNAVMLAGAGSIFNEHWNFSYQSGLLITLFGCFFLLRKGMKAILTLNSIVVPIMLLFTVLIIIDTIQTPGSDRWMILTSDHSPWAAWASPFLYAAFNLSMSQAVLVPLGAEIKDRKTIVYGAWLGGFGIGFMLLTGHIALSVYMPGIQQFAIPMGGIARELGQGVQWIYIFLIFAEIFTTLVADIYGLTLQLQERLKVSRVLLTVTVLFICYLASQIGFGPLLSTLYPLFGLISLGWLILLIRIRSPQGN, from the coding sequence ATGAAAAGAACCGGTAAAGTTTTGCAAGTCGCCTTCACTTATATGGGAACGATTGTAGGGGCCGGCTTCGCAACAGGCCAGGAAATTGTGCAATTCTTCACCAGATTCGGATATTGGGGCGCACTGACGATCCTGCTGTCAACCGCCATGTTCATCTGGCTGGGTGCAAAGATGATGCTTATCGCAAGCGAGGTTTCGGCCAAATCGTATGAAGCTGTCAATAAAGTGCTGTTCGGCGAACGGTTCGGCAGCTGGGTCAGCCACTTCATGCTGATTGTCCTGCTCGGCGTCAACGCTGTCATGCTTGCCGGCGCAGGCTCTATATTTAACGAGCATTGGAATTTCTCGTATCAATCCGGACTTCTTATCACGCTGTTCGGCTGTTTTTTCCTTCTGCGCAAAGGAATGAAAGCCATCCTGACGCTCAACAGCATCGTCGTTCCCATCATGCTGCTGTTCACCGTGCTGATCATCATCGATACGATTCAGACGCCTGGCTCCGACCGTTGGATGATCCTTACAAGCGATCATTCACCTTGGGCCGCATGGGCTTCGCCTTTCTTATATGCCGCTTTCAATCTGTCCATGTCGCAAGCCGTGCTCGTCCCTCTGGGCGCGGAGATCAAGGACCGCAAAACGATTGTCTACGGCGCTTGGCTCGGCGGTTTCGGCATCGGTTTTATGCTGTTGACCGGACATATCGCCTTATCGGTGTACATGCCCGGCATACAGCAGTTCGCGATTCCGATGGGCGGCATCGCCCGCGAGCTCGGACAAGGCGTTCAGTGGATTTATATCTTCCTTATTTTCGCCGAGATCTTCACGACCTTGGTTGCGGATATTTACGGTTTGACGCTTCAGCTTCAAGAGCGGTTGAAGGTTTCCCGCGTCCTGCTCACCGTTACCGTCCTGTTCATTTGCTATTTGGCAAGTCAAATCGGCTTCGGCCCGCTGCTGTCCACCCTCTATCCGTTATTCGGCCTGATCAGCCTCGGATGGCTCATTCTCCTTATTCGAATACGTTCGCCGCAGGGCAATTAA